A region from the Pempheris klunzingeri isolate RE-2024b chromosome 17, fPemKlu1.hap1, whole genome shotgun sequence genome encodes:
- the hs3st2 gene encoding heparan sulfate glucosamine 3-O-sulfotransferase 2 gives MAHRFLSSANRFSARFAFIFTVSLSCTYLCYSIIFCRSTVMTNQGYEGKRCPPSKNAGGKKLLGKLDNCASLELRSALDQSAAHRGSSKAPASSGSHWADVKLRNMSVAQKYGNKKLPNALIVGVKKGGTRAVLEFIRIHPDVRALGTEPHFFDRNYDRGLDWYRGLMPRTLDSQITLEKTPSYFVTREAPRRISSMSQGTKLIVVVRNPVTRAISDYTQTLSKKPDIPTFEELAFKNRSTGLVDSSWNAIRIGMYILHLENWLQYFRPSQMHFVSGERLITDPAGEMGRVQDFLGLKRIITDKHFYFNRTKGFPCLKKPESSSQPRCLGKSKGRTHVQIDQEVLEQLQEFYRPFNIKFYETVGQDFKWD, from the exons ATGGCACATAGGTTCCTCTCATCTGCGAACAGATTCAGCGCCAGATTCGCCTTCATattcactgtgtcactgtcctGCACCTATTTATGCTATAGTATCATTTTCTGTCGCAGCACAGTCATGACAAACCAGGGTTACGAGGGGAAACGCTGCCCGCCGAGCAAGAACGCAGGAGGGAAGAAACTTCTTGGTAAATTAGACAATTGCGCGTCGCTGGAACTCCGGTCCGCTCTGGACCAGTCTGCTGCCCACCGAGGATCAAGTAAAGCTCCTGCCTCCTCTGGAAGTCACTGGGCTGACGTCAAGTTGAGAAACATGAGTGTTGCCCAGAAATATGGGAATAAGAAGTTGCCTAATGCGTTAATAGTCGGTGTAAAGAAAGGAGGCACCAGGGCGGTGCTGGAGTTCATCCGGATACATCCAGATGTGCGCGCACTCGGAACAGAACCACACTTTTTCGACAGAAACTATGACAGAGGGCTTGACTGGTACag GGGACTAATGCCACGAACCCTAGACAGCCAGATCACACTGGAGAAGACCCCCAGCTACTTTGTCACCAGAGAGGCTCCCAGACGCATCTCCAGTATGTCCCAAGGGACCAAGCTGATTGTTGTTGTGCGCAACCCCGTCACAAGAGCAATCTCCGACTACACACAGACTCTTTCCAAGAAGCCCGACATCCCCACGTTTGAAGAGCTGGCCTTTAAGAACAGAAGTACGGGCCTCGTCGACTCTTCCTGGAACGCCATTCGTATCGGGATGTATATTCTGCACCTGGAGAACTGGCTGCAGTACTTTCGGCCGTCGCAGATGCACTTTGTGAGCGGAGAGCGGCTGATCACGGACCCAGCGGGGGAAATGGGCCGCGTTCAGGACTTTTTAGGACTGAAACGAATAATCACAGACAAGCACTTCTATTTTAATCGAACCAAAGGCTTCCCCTGTCTGAAGAAGCCGgaaagcagcagccagccaCGCTGCCTCGGCAAGTCGAAGGGAAGGACTCACGTACAGATTGACCAGGAGGTCCtagagcagctgcaggagttTTATAGGCCATTTAATATCAAGTTCTATGAAACTGTGGGACAAGATTTCAAGTGGGATTGA